A single Tenacibaculum sp. Bg11-29 DNA region contains:
- the uvrB gene encoding excinuclease ABC subunit UvrB: protein MDFELHSDFKPTGDQPTAIKQLVNGLISEEKHQTLLGVTGSGKTFTVANVVAEVNRPTLVLAHNKTLAAQLYSEFKQFFPNNAVEYFVSYYDYYQPEAYIPVTGTFIEKDLSINDEIERLRISTSSSLLSGRRDIIVIASVSCLYGIGNPNEFKKNVIPIKVDQQVPRTKFLHQLVTSLYSRTEVEIKSGTFKVKGDVVTIYPSYGDSGYRIHFFGDEIEEIETFNIEDNQVIEKLSELTIYPANLFVTSPDVLQNAIHKIQDDMVNHVAYLKEIGKHLEAKRLLERTEFDLEMMRELGYCSGIENYSRYLDGREPGTRPFCLLDYFPEDYLMVIDESHVTIPQTHAMYGGDRSRKENLVEYGFRLPAAMDNRPLKFDEFELLQNQVIYVSATPADYELQKTEGVFVEQVIRPTGLLDPIIEVRPSLNQIDDLIEEIQIRVEKDERTLVTTLTKRMAEELAKYLTRIQIRCRYIHSDVDTLERVQIMQDLRKGIFDVLIGVNLLREGLDLPEVSLVAILDADKEGFLRSHRSITQTVGRAARNVNGRAILYADKVTNSMQRTMDETDRRREKQINYNTKNGITPTQINKKLDNTLSKETTATYQYDNAIQKAAEQDLEYLPKEEIEKRIRAKRKQMEEAAKSLDFMVAAQLRDEIAVLRKNLG from the coding sequence ATGGACTTTGAATTACACTCAGATTTTAAACCTACTGGCGATCAGCCAACAGCAATAAAACAATTAGTTAACGGACTAATATCAGAAGAAAAACACCAAACTCTTTTAGGAGTTACAGGTTCTGGAAAAACTTTTACAGTAGCCAATGTTGTTGCAGAAGTCAACCGTCCTACTTTAGTCTTAGCTCACAACAAAACTTTGGCTGCACAATTATATTCAGAATTTAAGCAATTCTTCCCTAACAATGCTGTTGAGTATTTTGTTTCATATTATGATTACTATCAACCAGAAGCATACATACCTGTTACCGGTACTTTTATAGAAAAAGACTTATCTATTAATGATGAAATAGAACGCTTACGAATTAGCACCTCCTCTTCCCTTCTCTCTGGCCGTAGAGATATTATAGTTATTGCATCTGTTTCGTGTTTATATGGTATTGGTAACCCTAATGAATTTAAAAAAAATGTAATTCCAATAAAGGTAGATCAACAAGTACCACGTACAAAATTCTTACATCAATTAGTTACTAGTTTATATTCAAGAACAGAAGTAGAAATAAAAAGTGGAACATTTAAAGTAAAAGGTGATGTTGTTACTATTTACCCATCTTATGGAGATAGTGGGTATCGTATTCACTTTTTTGGAGATGAAATTGAAGAAATTGAAACTTTTAATATTGAAGACAATCAAGTAATTGAAAAATTAAGTGAATTAACAATTTACCCTGCAAACCTATTTGTTACCTCACCAGATGTATTACAAAATGCCATTCATAAAATACAAGATGATATGGTAAATCACGTAGCTTATCTTAAAGAAATTGGGAAACACTTAGAAGCAAAACGTTTATTAGAACGTACTGAGTTCGATTTAGAAATGATGCGTGAATTAGGGTATTGCTCTGGTATCGAAAACTATTCTAGATATTTAGACGGAAGAGAACCAGGAACTCGACCATTCTGTTTATTAGATTATTTCCCAGAAGACTATTTAATGGTAATTGATGAAAGTCATGTTACCATTCCGCAAACACACGCAATGTATGGTGGCGATAGAAGCAGAAAAGAAAACTTAGTAGAATACGGATTTCGTTTACCTGCTGCGATGGACAATCGTCCTTTAAAGTTTGATGAATTTGAACTATTACAAAACCAAGTAATTTATGTTTCTGCAACTCCTGCTGATTATGAGTTACAAAAAACTGAAGGTGTATTTGTTGAGCAAGTAATTCGACCAACAGGATTATTAGACCCTATAATAGAAGTACGCCCTAGCTTGAATCAGATTGATGATTTAATTGAAGAAATTCAAATAAGAGTAGAAAAAGATGAACGTACTTTAGTTACTACCTTAACAAAACGTATGGCAGAGGAATTAGCAAAATACTTAACCCGAATTCAAATTCGTTGTCGTTACATTCATTCTGATGTAGATACTTTAGAGCGTGTACAAATAATGCAAGATTTACGAAAAGGAATATTTGATGTTTTAATTGGTGTAAACTTACTTCGTGAAGGATTGGACTTACCCGAAGTGTCTTTAGTTGCTATTTTAGATGCCGATAAAGAAGGTTTCTTACGTAGCCACCGATCTATAACGCAAACTGTTGGTAGAGCAGCAAGAAATGTTAACGGTCGTGCAATTTTATATGCTGATAAAGTTACCAATAGTATGCAACGTACCATGGATGAAACAGATCGTCGCCGAGAAAAGCAAATAAACTACAACACTAAAAACGGAATTACACCAACCCAAATTAACAAGAAATTAGATAACACACTTTCAAAAGAAACAACTGCTACCTATCAATACGATAACGCAATCCAAAAAGCAGCAGAACAAGATTTAGAATATTTACCTAAAGAAGAAATAGAAAAACGTATTCGTGCAAAACGTAAACAAATGGAAGAAGCTGCAAAATCTTTAGATTTTATGGTAGCCGCTCAATTGCGTGATGAAATTGCTGTTTTAAGGAAAAATTTGGGGTAG
- a CDS encoding Crp/Fnr family transcriptional regulator, with translation MDVLLENIKTYITLNKEELSLLEKKTTKKTYHKKEIIFEEGKISNEIYFVSKGCVRLFYNVDGTDKTAFFYTEGQFICAGESFTFNIPAIENYQAIDHTELIIFTKSDIEILTKQLPKMEIIARVAVENELITSQKVIASFVTKSPEERYLELLKTKKELFQRAPQQYIASFLGISPETLSRIKKRVYNKERS, from the coding sequence ATGGATGTATTACTAGAAAATATTAAAACCTATATCACTTTAAATAAAGAAGAACTGTCACTCCTTGAAAAAAAAACCACAAAAAAAACTTACCATAAAAAGGAAATAATTTTTGAAGAAGGAAAAATATCTAATGAAATATACTTTGTATCTAAAGGTTGTGTTAGACTGTTCTATAATGTTGACGGAACGGACAAAACAGCTTTTTTTTATACCGAAGGTCAATTTATTTGTGCAGGTGAAAGCTTTACCTTTAATATCCCTGCCATAGAAAACTATCAAGCAATTGACCATACAGAATTAATAATTTTCACAAAATCTGATATTGAAATTCTTACGAAACAGCTACCTAAAATGGAAATAATTGCACGTGTAGCTGTAGAAAACGAACTTATAACAAGTCAAAAAGTAATTGCTTCATTCGTAACAAAATCACCCGAAGAAAGATACCTCGAGTTGCTTAAAACTAAAAAAGAATTATTTCAACGCGCACCTCAACAATATATAGCTTCTTTTTTAGGAATATCTCCTGAAACTTTAAGTAGAATAAAAAAACGAGTATATAATAAAGAACGTTCTTGA
- a CDS encoding SDR family oxidoreductase, whose product MKKVLVAGATGYLGQYVVKELKNRGFWVRVLIRKETQKNKFQDVDDFFIGHITDSDSIKGVTNNIDWVFSSIGITKQKDGMTYMDVDYQGNSNLLQEALKDKVEAFQYISAINGDKLKNLKIFEAKEKFVDELKNSKINHSILRPNGFFSDMKDFLNMAKNGKVYLFGDGKCKLNPIHGADLAKVCVDNLSKGIKEETAGGVDILSQNDLAKLALEAWKKPIKISYLPDWSRRFIIWFLRTFTSSKTYGPYEFFLTSMAFDHIANEYGTHHLEDFFEQEVKKMKQK is encoded by the coding sequence ATGAAGAAAGTACTAGTAGCAGGAGCCACGGGATATTTAGGGCAATATGTGGTAAAAGAACTTAAAAATAGAGGTTTTTGGGTAAGAGTATTAATTAGAAAAGAAACTCAAAAAAATAAATTTCAAGATGTTGATGATTTTTTCATTGGACATATTACAGATTCAGACAGCATAAAAGGGGTAACGAATAATATTGATTGGGTTTTTTCTTCAATTGGTATTACTAAGCAAAAAGATGGAATGACATATATGGATGTTGACTATCAAGGCAACTCAAATCTTTTACAAGAAGCATTAAAAGACAAAGTTGAAGCTTTTCAATATATATCAGCTATTAACGGAGACAAACTAAAAAACTTAAAAATATTTGAAGCTAAAGAAAAGTTTGTTGACGAACTTAAAAACTCAAAAATAAACCATTCTATTTTACGCCCAAATGGATTCTTCTCTGATATGAAAGATTTCTTAAATATGGCAAAAAACGGTAAGGTATATTTATTTGGAGATGGTAAATGTAAATTAAACCCAATACACGGAGCCGATTTAGCAAAAGTTTGTGTAGATAATTTGAGTAAAGGAATTAAAGAAGAGACTGCTGGAGGAGTAGATATTTTAAGTCAGAACGATTTAGCCAAACTAGCATTAGAAGCTTGGAAAAAACCTATTAAAATTAGTTATTTACCAGATTGGAGTAGAAGATTTATTATTTGGTTTCTAAGAACATTTACATCTTCAAAAACCTACGGCCCTTATGAATTCTTTTTAACATCTATGGCTTTTGACCACATTGCTAATGAATACGGAACTCACCATCTTGAAGATTTTTTTGAACAAGAAGTAAAAAAAATGAAGCAAAAATGA
- the sucC gene encoding ADP-forming succinate--CoA ligase subunit beta gives MNLHEYQGKEILNSFGVRIQRGVVANTPEEAVEAAKKLTEETGTGWHVIKAQVHAGGRGKGGGVKLAKNLDEVKSISNDILGMMLITPQTSAEGKLVNQVLICEDVYYPGASEPDEYYMSVLLNRATGRNMVMYSTEGGMDIETVAEETPHLIFTEEIDPSLGLMPFQARKIAFNLGLSGAALKEMTKFVTALYTAYVKSDSAMFEINPVLKTSDDKIMAVDAKVTLDENALYRHKDYAAMRDLREENPIEVEAKAAGLNYVDLDGNVGCMVNGAGLAMGTMDLIKQAGGEPANFLDVGGTADAERVEKAFGIILKDTNVKAILVNIFGGIVRCDRVAQGVVDAYKSMGDKINVPIICRLQGTNAKEAKELIDNSGMEIISATEFQEAADKVAEVLGA, from the coding sequence ATGAACTTACACGAATATCAAGGTAAAGAAATATTAAACAGTTTTGGGGTTCGTATTCAACGCGGAGTTGTTGCAAATACACCAGAAGAAGCTGTTGAAGCAGCAAAGAAATTAACTGAAGAAACAGGTACAGGTTGGCACGTAATAAAAGCACAAGTACACGCAGGTGGTCGTGGAAAAGGAGGTGGAGTTAAGTTAGCTAAAAACTTAGACGAGGTAAAAAGTATTTCTAATGATATTTTAGGAATGATGTTAATTACTCCTCAAACGTCAGCTGAAGGTAAATTAGTAAATCAGGTTTTAATCTGTGAGGATGTGTATTATCCTGGAGCTAGTGAACCAGATGAATATTATATGTCGGTTTTATTAAATCGTGCAACTGGTAGAAACATGGTTATGTATTCTACTGAAGGTGGTATGGATATTGAAACAGTAGCAGAAGAAACGCCACATTTAATTTTTACAGAAGAAATTGATCCTTCTTTAGGATTAATGCCTTTTCAAGCTCGTAAAATTGCTTTTAACTTAGGTTTAAGCGGAGCTGCATTAAAAGAAATGACAAAGTTTGTTACTGCTTTATATACTGCGTATGTAAAATCAGATTCAGCAATGTTTGAAATTAACCCTGTGTTAAAAACATCTGATGATAAAATTATGGCTGTTGATGCTAAAGTTACTTTAGATGAAAACGCTTTATATCGTCATAAAGATTATGCAGCAATGCGTGATTTACGTGAAGAAAACCCTATTGAAGTAGAAGCTAAAGCTGCAGGTTTAAATTATGTAGATTTAGATGGAAATGTTGGATGTATGGTTAACGGAGCTGGTTTAGCAATGGGAACTATGGATTTAATTAAACAAGCAGGTGGTGAGCCAGCTAACTTTTTAGATGTTGGTGGTACTGCAGATGCTGAGCGTGTTGAAAAAGCTTTTGGAATTATTTTAAAAGATACAAACGTAAAAGCAATTTTAGTAAACATTTTTGGAGGAATCGTTCGTTGTGATCGTGTTGCTCAAGGTGTTGTAGATGCATACAAAAGTATGGGAGACAAAATTAATGTGCCTATTATTTGTCGTTTACAAGGAACAAATGCAAAAGAAGCAAAAGAATTAATTGACAATAGCGGAATGGAAATTATTTCTGCTACTGAGTTTCAAGAAGCTGCAGATAAAGTTGCAGAAGTTTTAGGAGCTTAA
- a CDS encoding DUF5916 domain-containing protein, protein MYRSITLLVPFLFISLGITAQESNKRRKKLNATRVGSPPKIDGILEESVWNNIPVAKDFVMMRPTNGEKEPNTHKTEVKLVYDDEAIYVSALMYSPDPSKIPAEFNNRDRIGNSDFFMLMINPNDDGQNPTSFIVTAAGVQADSKVSTGREDFNWNAVWESAIKINDNNWSVEMKIPYRALRFANRPIQSWGFNFHREVKNINARFTWSHIDNTKGSWTQYDGLVENFKNITPPTRLNFYPYASATTSTFEGKTDFDWSVGMDLKYGLTENFTLDATLIPDFGQTAFDNVTLNLGPFEQQFSEQRQFFTEGTELFTKGRLFYSRRVGGSPINSASVDEDIETLIDSPEKVQMLNAIKISGRTKNGLGIGFFNAITGKTEATIQNNTTKEVRKEVINPLSNYNILVLDQQFNQNSAVTLINTNVTRDGSFRDANVTGLLWHVEDKKSRYNIDGSFKMSNIYDDEDNPNTGYTFDTSIGKQSGNWRGEVGYNLEDKNFNPNDLGILFSNNEQTIYGFASYLLLKPKGIFNDYRINMRYNVNFLHKPDTYTGTNLHLSFRAQTKKRFGFGANLNYSTERKDFNESREGNTSGIYFKRPERLNINHWGSTDYRKKFAIDYNWYYTFFKNNPKESYGFRISPRYRFNNQFSLIYGFRYGHTNNDQGFANKIDQDDIDENPTHAPFLDEIIFGQRNWTTYNNSLTGKYSFSTKSSLSLSFRHNWSKVPYENQFYTLNKTDGALTETNYNDIHDKNFNSWNLDVNYLWQFAPGSQLIAFYRNSISNNNEDANQKFSENIENLLAESNRHTFSVRLVYFIDYNNVKKYL, encoded by the coding sequence ATGTACAGAAGCATCACATTATTAGTTCCTTTCTTATTTATTTCTTTAGGAATAACAGCGCAAGAAAGTAATAAACGCAGAAAGAAATTAAATGCTACTCGTGTGGGTTCTCCGCCAAAAATAGATGGTATATTAGAAGAATCTGTATGGAATAACATACCTGTCGCAAAAGATTTTGTAATGATGCGACCTACTAATGGCGAAAAAGAGCCTAATACACATAAGACTGAAGTTAAATTAGTCTATGATGATGAAGCAATATACGTAAGTGCTTTAATGTACTCTCCTGATCCTTCTAAAATACCTGCTGAATTTAACAATAGAGATCGTATAGGTAATTCTGATTTTTTTATGTTAATGATTAACCCAAATGATGATGGGCAAAATCCAACATCATTTATTGTAACAGCGGCTGGAGTTCAAGCAGACTCAAAAGTTTCTACAGGTAGAGAAGATTTTAATTGGAACGCCGTATGGGAAAGCGCTATTAAAATAAACGATAATAATTGGTCTGTAGAAATGAAAATACCCTATAGAGCATTACGTTTTGCGAACAGACCTATACAATCATGGGGCTTTAATTTTCACAGAGAAGTAAAAAACATAAATGCTCGTTTTACTTGGAGTCATATTGATAATACTAAAGGAAGCTGGACACAATATGATGGTTTAGTTGAAAACTTTAAAAACATTACTCCACCTACTCGTTTAAACTTTTACCCATATGCTTCTGCAACAACAAGTACTTTCGAAGGAAAAACAGATTTTGATTGGAGTGTTGGTATGGATTTAAAATACGGACTTACAGAAAATTTTACATTAGACGCTACTTTAATCCCAGATTTTGGTCAAACTGCTTTTGATAATGTAACTTTAAACTTAGGCCCTTTTGAACAACAATTTTCTGAACAAAGACAATTTTTTACAGAAGGAACTGAATTATTTACAAAAGGACGTTTGTTTTATTCTCGTAGAGTTGGGGGTTCCCCTATAAACTCAGCATCAGTAGATGAAGATATAGAAACACTAATTGATTCACCTGAAAAAGTACAAATGCTTAATGCTATAAAAATTTCAGGAAGAACAAAAAACGGTTTAGGTATTGGTTTTTTTAATGCCATTACGGGTAAAACTGAAGCTACCATTCAAAACAACACAACAAAAGAGGTTCGAAAAGAAGTTATTAATCCTCTTTCTAATTACAATATCTTAGTTTTAGATCAACAATTTAATCAAAATTCAGCAGTAACATTAATAAATACAAATGTTACTAGAGATGGTAGTTTTAGAGATGCAAATGTTACTGGTTTACTTTGGCATGTTGAGGATAAAAAAAGCAGATACAATATAGATGGCTCATTTAAAATGAGTAATATTTATGATGATGAAGACAATCCTAATACAGGTTACACCTTTGATACTAGTATTGGTAAACAATCTGGTAATTGGAGAGGTGAAGTTGGTTATAATTTAGAAGATAAAAACTTCAATCCAAACGATTTAGGTATTTTATTTAGTAATAACGAACAAACTATCTATGGTTTCGCTTCGTATTTATTATTAAAACCAAAAGGTATTTTTAATGATTATAGAATTAACATGCGTTACAATGTTAATTTCTTACATAAACCTGATACATATACAGGTACTAACTTACATTTATCTTTTAGAGCGCAAACTAAAAAACGTTTTGGTTTCGGAGCAAACCTTAACTATAGCACTGAAAGAAAAGATTTTAATGAATCAAGAGAAGGTAATACTAGTGGTATTTATTTTAAAAGACCTGAAAGACTAAACATAAATCATTGGGGGTCTACCGACTACAGAAAGAAATTTGCTATTGATTATAACTGGTATTATACTTTCTTTAAAAACAATCCAAAAGAAAGTTACGGTTTTAGAATATCTCCTAGGTATCGTTTTAACAACCAGTTTTCTTTAATTTATGGCTTTAGATATGGGCATACAAATAACGATCAAGGTTTTGCTAATAAAATTGATCAAGATGATATAGATGAAAACCCTACTCATGCTCCTTTTTTAGATGAAATTATTTTCGGCCAAAGAAATTGGACAACCTACAATAATTCTTTAACAGGTAAATATAGTTTTAGTACAAAATCATCCCTTTCATTATCTTTTAGACATAATTGGAGTAAAGTTCCTTATGAAAATCAATTTTACACATTAAACAAAACGGATGGAGCGTTAACTGAAACTAATTATAATGATATTCATGATAAAAATTTTAACAGTTGGAATTTAGATGTAAACTATTTGTGGCAATTCGCTCCTGGTAGTCAATTAATTGCTTTTTACAGAAATTCTATATCTAATAATAATGAAGATGCTAATCAAAAATTTTCTGAAAACATAGAAAATCTTTTAGCAGAATCTAATCGACATACTTTTTCTGTTAGACTTGTTTATTTTATTGATTACAATAACGTAAAAAAATATTTATAA